One Brassica oleracea var. oleracea cultivar TO1000 chromosome C7, BOL, whole genome shotgun sequence genomic window carries:
- the LOC106302546 gene encoding uncharacterized protein LOC106302546 has translation MTDQKMKALYTQIPLHDAVVMVWNAVMIVTIMKMWNERIHPINGSRTVDDYVEEFSLLLTGTDIYDSAEQLGSRFIGGLRPQLQNAMAQFDPTTLAEAHRRAATFEQLQKTSTWGNQSSRSRLTEQNNSQPAPKEAETTAQPGRTTTQPEENLRRSTRIPSLKCYTCGEPGHSKSACPNQSRRGLVIEEANDEDPVNDSYG, from the exons ATGACGGATCAGAAGATGAAGGCTCTGTACACACAAATCCCTTTGCACGACGCAGTCGTCATGGTGTGGAACGCCGTCATGATCGTCACCATCATGAAGATGTGGAACGAGCGCATCCACCCGATCAACG GTTCACGCACAGTAGACGACTACGTGGAGGAGTTCTCTCTTCTTCTCACAGGGACCGACATCTACGACAGCGCAGAACAACTTGGTTCACGATTCATAGGTGGTCTTCGTCCTCAACTACAAAACGCGATGGCTCAGTTCGACCCAACAACACTCGCCGAGGCACATCGACGAGCTGCTACGTTCGAACAACTACAGAAAACTTCGACGTGGGGGAATCAATCATCTCGCTCACGACTAACAGAGCAAAATAATTCGCAACCTGCACCAAAAGAAGCCGAGACAACAGCTCAACCAGGTCGTACGACCACTCAACCTGAGGAAAATTTGCGACGCTCAACTCGCATTCCCTCGCTAAAGTGCTACACTTGCGGTGAACCGGGACACAGCAAATCGGCATGCCCTAATCAAAGTCGTCGGGGACTAGTTATCGAAGAAGCAAACGACGAGGATCCAGTCAATGATTCTTACGGATAG
- the LOC106302547 gene encoding uncharacterized protein LOC106302547, whose product MAEIEGVLWAEVQTEESINRESLHIAENHFPHGVNKCYIDGAWKEHDHYTWQGWVNRKDGSTDTMMGAMSIRRSLSPLHAECEALIWAMECMKTLQISEVVFATDCFQLVKMVSTPTEWPAFTTHMEDFLRCKEFFLNFTIQHIPRAQNTLADKLTRGARTSPSAMVYVDSVPPRWLSDQKSS is encoded by the coding sequence ATGGCGGAGATAGAAGGTGTTTTGTGGGCTGAAGTCCAGACAGAGGAGTCTATAAATCGTGAATCTCTACATATTGCAGAGAACCATTTTCCACATGGGGTTAACAAGTGTTATATAGATGGAGCATGGAAGGAACATGATCATTATACGTGGCAGGGATGGGTCAACAGAAAAGATGGATCAACTGATACTATGATGGGTGCAATGTCTATTCGCAGGAGTCTATCACCTTTACATGCTGAATGTGAAGCTTTGATATGGGCGATGGAGTGCATGAAGACCCTACAAATCTCAGAGGTGGTGTTTGCAACAGACTGTTTTCAATTGGTGAAGATGGTGTCTACACCGACAGAATGGCCGGCGTTCACTACACACATGGAGGATTTTCTGCGATGTAAGGAATTCTTTCTTAACTTTACTATCCAGCATATACCAAGGGCGCAAAATACTCTGGCGGACAAGCTGACACGAGGTGCTAGGACTTCGCCATCTGCTATGGTTTATGTTGACTCAGTTCCCCCGAGGTGGCTCTCGGACCAGAAATCTTCTTAG
- the LOC106306193 gene encoding vacuolar protein-sorting-associated protein 11 homolog encodes MYQWRKFEFFEEKYGGKIPEDVTGEIQCCSSGRGKVVIGSSDGSVSFLDRGIKFDSGFQAHSSSVLFLQHLKQRNFLVTVGEDEQISPQQSGMCLKVFDLDKAQEESTSSSAPECIGILRIFTNQFPEAKITSFLVLEEVPPILLIAIGLDNGCVYCVKGDIARERITRFKLQVVGVSDKRQTPITGLGFRLDGLSLLLFAVTPDSVNSFAMQAQPPRLQTLDHIGSSVNTVTMSDRSELIVGRPEAVYFYEVDGRGPCWAFEGEKKFMGWFRGYLLCVIADPKTGTNVFNVYDLRNRLIAYTLVVDKVSNMLCEWGNVILITADKSLLCVAEKDMESKLDMLFKKNLYTVAINLVQSQHADASATANVMRKYGDHLYGKQDYDEAMSQYINTIGHLEPSFVIQKFLDAQRIYNLTNYLEKLHEKGLASKDHTTLLLNCYTKLKDVEKLNTFIRKEDGIGELKFDVETAIRVCRAANYHEHAMYVAKKAGKHEWYLKILLEDLGNYDEALQYISSLEPSQAGVTIKEYGKILIEHKPKEAIDILMRLCTEQGTSNGVYLSMLPSPVDFINVFVQHPHSLMDFLERYAEIVKDSPAQAEINNTLLELYLSKDLNFPSISLSENGVDQNFTDQSVSAAMSKTGSGKKKIADSNDTIEKDCVERQQKGLELLKLGWPSDQEQPLYDVDLAIILCEMNSFKEGLLYLYEKMKLYKEVIACYMQNHDHEGLIACCKKLGDSGKGGDPSLWADLLKYFGEIGEDCTKEVKEVLTYIERDDILPPIIVLQTLAKNPCLTLSVVKDYIARKLEQESKIIEEDRRAVEKYQETTKNMRKEIEDLRTNARIFQLSKCTACTFTLDIPAVHFMCMHSFHQRCLGDNETECPECAPEYRSVVEMKRSLEQNSKDQALFFQQVKSSKDGFSVIAEYFGKGIISKTSD; translated from the exons ATGTACCAATGGAGGAAATTCGAATTCTTCGAGGAGAAATACGGAGGCAAGATACCTGAAGACGTGACGGGAGAGATACAATGCTGTTCAAGTGGCCGTGGCAAAGTCGTCATCGGCTCCAGTGACGGATCCGTCAGCTTCCTCGATCGTGGTATCAAGTTCGATTCCGGTTTCCAAGCGCACTCTTCCTCCGTCCTCTTCCTTCAACATCTCAAG CAAAGGAACTTCCTGGTGACCGTGGGAGAAGATGAACAGATATCGCCGCAGCAGTCAGGGATGTGCCTGAAGGTATTTGACCTCGACAAAGCGCAGGAGGAAAGCACGAGCTCCTCGGCTCCCGAATGCATTGGTATCTTAAGGATATTCACCAATCAATTTCCTGAAGCTAAG ATTACTTCTTTTCTTGTCCTGGAGGAAGTTCCACCAATATTGCTCATAGCCATTGGCTTAGATAATGGCTGTGTTTATTGTGTCAAAGGAGACATTGCACGAGAGCGTATCACCAGGTTTAAGCTTCAAGTAGTCGGAGTTTCAGACAAAAGACAAACCCCTATCACTGGCTTGGGCTTCAGGTTGGATGGTCTGTCGCTTCTGCTGTTTGCTGTAACTCCAGACTCGGTGAACTCGTTTGCTATGCAAGCGCAGCCTCCTAGACTGCAGACGTTGGATCATATTGGGAGCAGTGTCAATACTGTTACAATGAGTGACCGTTCG GAATTGATAGTTGGTCGACCTGAAGCTGTTTATTTCTATGAAGTTGATGGACGTGGTCCTTGCTGGGCTTTTGAAGGAGAGAAGAAGTTCATGGGCTGGTTCCGTGGCTACCTTCTATGTGTTATAGCTGATCCCAAAACTGGGACGAACGTTTTCAATGTCTACGACCTCAGGAATCGGCTGATAGCGTATACTCTGGTCGTCGATAAAGTCTCCAACATGCTCTGCGAGTGGGGAAATGTAATTCTTATAACCGCTGACAAATCATTGTTATGCGTTGCGGAGAAAGATATGGAAAGCAAGTTGGATATGCTGTTCAAGAAAAACCTCTACACTGTGGCGATCAATCTTGTCCAGAGTCAACATGCTGATGCTTCTGCTACTGCCAATGTGATGAGGAAGTATGGAGATCACTTATATGGCAAACAAGATTATGACGAAGCTATGTCTCAGTACATCAACACGATTGGCCATCTTGAACCATCGTTTGTGATACAGAAGTTTCTGGATGCACAGAGGATCTACAATCTTACTAATTACCTGGAGAAATTGCATGAGAAGGGTCTAGCATCAAAAGACCACACAACTCTTTTGCTTAACTGTTACACTAAACTGAAGGATGTAGAAAAGCTGAACACGTTCATTAGGAAGGAAGATGGGATCGGCGAGCTCAAGTTCGATGTGGAAACAGCCATCAGGGTCTGTCGCGCAGCTAACTACCACGAGCATGCGATGTATGTTGCGAAAAAGGCAGGAAAACATGAGTGGTATCTGAAAATTTTGCTTGAGGATCTTGGAAACTACGACGAAGCGTTGCAATATATTTCGAGTCTTGAACCAAGTCAAGCTGGAGTAACAATAAAAGAGTATGGTAAGATCCTTATAGAGCACAAGCCAAAGGAGGCGATTGATATACTAATGCGGCTTTGCACTGAGCAAGGAACTTCAAATGGTGTTTACCTGTCCATGTTGCCGTCACCTGTAGACTTCATCAATGTGTTTGTTCAGCATCCACATTCGCTGATGGATTTTCTCGAGAGATATGCTGAAATAGTTAAGGATTCACCTGCTCAAGCAGAAATCAACAACACGCTGTTGGAGTTATACTTGTCCAAGGACTTGAACTTTCCATCAATCTCTCTATCAGAAAATGGTGTAGATCAGAATTTCACAGATCAGTCAGTGTCAGCTGCGATGTCCAAAACTGGTTCTGGAAAGAAGAAAATTGCTGATTCAAATGATACAATAGAAAAGGATTGTGTGGAAAGACAGCAAAAGGGACTTGAGTTGCTTAAACTGGGTTGGCCATCAGACCAAGAGCAACCACTTTATGATGTTGACCTTGCTATAATTCTTTGTGAGATGAATTCGTTCAAAGAAGGACTTCTGTATCTGTACGAAAAGATGAAACTTTACAAGGAGGTTATTGCTTGCTACATGCAGAATCATGATCACGAAGGACTGATAGCTTGCTGCAAAAAGTTAGGTGATTCTGGCAAGGGTGGGGATCCGTCTCTTTGGGCAGATCTTCTCAAGTATTTTGGTGAAATCGGAGAGGACTGTACTAAAGAGGTGAAAGAGGTTCTTACTTACATTGAACGAGATGATATTTTACCTCCTATCATTGTTCTTCAGACCCTAGCGAAGAATCCATGCCTCACACTCTCTGTAGTCAAAGACTACATCGCACGGAAACTTGAACAAGAATCAAAGATAATTGAAGAGGATCGGCGAGCTGTTGAGAAGTATCAG GAAACGACAAAAAACATGAGAAAAGAGATTGAGGACCTTAGGACAAATGCCAGAATATTTCAACTAAGCAAGTGCACTGCTTGCACTTTCACATTGGATATCCCTGCAGTCCATTTCATGTGTATGCACTCATTCCATCAACGTTGCCTTGGTGACAACGAAACAGAATGTCCCGAGTGTGCTCCCGAGTACAGATCCGTGGTAGAAATGAAGAGAAGTTTGGAGCAGAACTCGAAAGACCAAGCACTGTTCTTCCAGCAGGTAAAGAGCTCGAAAGACGGGTTTTCTGTAATTGCAGAGTATTTTGGGAAAGGAATCATCAGCAAAACTAGTGACTGA